Proteins found in one Ruminococcus flavefaciens AE3010 genomic segment:
- a CDS encoding ATP-binding cassette domain-containing protein codes for MQNSTTYQRTLRKSEKKLLFDEFGINKFADTTIAKLSQGQRQKVSLVISVIHDPKFVILDEPTNGLDIIAAREVREFILNMKKTGKCVIISTHLFDLVEKVCDRAAMIMDGRIVADDTLENLMQGRSLEDAFYDIYTSLNGGNDEV; via the coding sequence TTGCAGAACTCTACCACATACCAAAGGACGCTGCGCAAAAGCGAAAAAAAGCTCCTCTTTGACGAGTTCGGCATAAACAAATTCGCAGATACCACTATTGCAAAGCTCTCTCAGGGACAGAGACAAAAGGTATCGCTGGTAATATCCGTTATCCACGATCCGAAGTTCGTTATCCTTGACGAACCCACAAACGGACTGGACATCATCGCTGCCCGTGAAGTCCGCGAGTTCATACTCAACATGAAAAAAACAGGCAAGTGCGTAATAATCTCCACTCACCTTTTTGACCTTGTAGAAAAGGTCTGTGACAGAGCTGCCATGATAATGGACGGCAGGATAGTTGCGGACGATACACTGGAAAACCTCATGCAGGGACGCTCCCTTGAGGACGCTTTCTACGATATTTATACAAGCCTTAACGGCGGAAATGATGAGGTGTGA
- a CDS encoding ATP-binding cassette domain-containing protein, giving the protein MSEKQRKALGITEKKKVAVNGISFTARSGEVFGLIGPNGAGKTTTMRMLATLLAPDSGDALYNDVSAVKSPEEIRSQLAFLTTDLKTRHEVHTQHHVRLLCRTLPHTKGRCAKAKKSSSLTSSA; this is encoded by the coding sequence ATAAGTGAAAAACAACGCAAAGCTCTCGGGATCACAGAAAAGAAAAAGGTCGCCGTAAACGGTATCAGCTTTACCGCAAGATCAGGCGAGGTCTTCGGACTTATCGGACCTAACGGCGCAGGCAAGACAACTACCATGCGTATGCTGGCTACACTTCTCGCTCCCGACAGCGGCGACGCGCTCTACAATGACGTCAGCGCCGTAAAGTCGCCCGAGGAGATACGCTCACAGCTGGCATTTCTCACTACTGATCTGAAAACCCGACATGAAGTCCACACCCAACATCATGTTCGACTTCTTTGCAGAACTCTACCACATACCAAAGGACGCTGCGCAAAAGCGAAAAAAAGCTCCTCTTTGACGAGTTCGGCATAA
- a CDS encoding RNA polymerase sigma factor produces MEVSVMTDKEYRILFTRSPQEAQSKLFDEYFNYVYTIVFNKLRSCAVKEDMEECVSDVFADVFEYLDKTSVQNADVKGFISTVAIRKAINMFHSLNSKSGRTVSLEESDADSISDSTDIADNAERGELRSTLLRLVEELGEPDSIIIIQKYYYGMSSKEIADSVSLEPANVRTRCSRAIKKLKDKLSNIGISLKEAEL; encoded by the coding sequence ATGGAGGTATCAGTCATGACGGACAAGGAATACCGAATACTTTTCACCAGATCTCCGCAGGAAGCTCAGAGCAAGCTGTTTGACGAATATTTCAACTATGTTTACACTATCGTTTTCAACAAGCTCAGAAGCTGCGCTGTCAAAGAGGATATGGAAGAATGTGTCAGCGATGTCTTTGCAGACGTATTTGAATACCTTGACAAAACATCTGTACAGAACGCTGATGTAAAAGGCTTTATCAGCACCGTGGCGATAAGAAAAGCTATCAATATGTTCCACAGCCTTAATTCAAAAAGCGGAAGGACAGTTTCACTTGAAGAAAGTGACGCAGACAGCATTTCAGACAGTACGGATATTGCCGATAACGCTGAACGCGGAGAGCTCCGCAGCACGCTTCTCCGTCTTGTGGAAGAGCTTGGAGAACCCGATTCAATCATCATCATACAAAAATACTACTACGGCATGAGTTCAAAAGAAATAGCAGATTCTGTTTCACTTGAGCCTGCCAACGTCAGGACAAGATGCTCCCGAGCCATAAAAAAACTGAAAGATAAGCTGAGTAATATTGGTATATCTTTAAAGGAGGCAGAACTATGA
- a CDS encoding serine hydrolase domain-containing protein, whose product MKGFLRSTAAFIAAAVLTVCTQPFSAFAENEDEPKCPSGITVSKLISSQKKLNAHPTNIKNSKTDSAHVELVFHGDEILYTRYYGCTNIEEHTPADENSVFEWGSISKTFTWVSIMQLWEQEKIDLEADIRTYLPDDFFRRLKYDDPITLMDIMNHKGGWCEKFYDSTSEDMAEMPSLEEALKNVEPAQTYRPGEVASYSNWAASLAGLIVQRVSGMDYVDYIHKNIFEPLGMEHTAVAPNLTDNPWVREQRLKTICYDLSTHGGYKENEDGVIEEGIIEEFKSKGTCLFNDQLYPCGSITGTIGDLATFAQALVNDDHPPVQKCQNSGEALLRLLILRKH is encoded by the coding sequence ATGAAAGGATTTCTGCGCAGCACTGCCGCTTTTATTGCTGCGGCAGTGCTTACAGTCTGCACTCAGCCATTCAGCGCTTTTGCAGAAAATGAAGACGAGCCGAAATGTCCATCGGGAATAACCGTCAGTAAACTTATAAGCAGTCAGAAAAAATTAAACGCACATCCCACCAATATCAAAAACAGCAAGACTGACAGCGCTCATGTGGAGCTTGTTTTTCACGGGGACGAGATACTTTATACACGCTACTACGGCTGCACTAATATTGAGGAGCACACCCCTGCCGACGAGAACAGCGTATTTGAATGGGGAAGCATAAGCAAGACCTTTACATGGGTCAGCATCATGCAGCTCTGGGAACAGGAAAAGATAGACCTTGAAGCGGATATCCGCACATATCTCCCAGATGACTTCTTCCGCCGCCTTAAATATGACGATCCAATTACACTCATGGACATCATGAACCACAAGGGCGGCTGGTGCGAGAAGTTCTACGACTCCACCTCAGAGGATATGGCTGAAATGCCCTCACTTGAAGAAGCTCTCAAAAATGTGGAGCCCGCCCAGACCTACCGTCCCGGTGAAGTAGCTTCCTACTCAAACTGGGCTGCTTCACTTGCAGGACTTATCGTTCAGCGGGTAAGCGGCATGGACTACGTTGACTACATTCACAAGAACATCTTCGAGCCACTCGGTATGGAGCACACCGCAGTAGCTCCTAACCTTACAGATAACCCATGGGTAAGAGAGCAGCGTCTGAAAACTATCTGCTATGATTTATCTACCCATGGCGGGTATAAAGAAAACGAAGACGGAGTAATAGAGGAAGGAATTATTGAAGAATTCAAGTCCAAGGGCACCTGCCTTTTCAACGACCAGCTCTACCCCTGCGGCTCAATAACGGGTACTATCGGCGACCTTGCCACCTTCGCACAGGCTTTGGTCAACGACGACCACCCCCCTGTTCAAAAATGCCAAAACTCAGGAGAAGCTCTTCTCAGGCTCCTCATTCTACGGAAACACTGA
- a CDS encoding ABC-2 transporter permease translates to MKKMIDLMRVDLISAKGRNKARIFVMLLLTAMFVVMGLLTEAIFMVFSIVVLGVMLVPFITMAEKTHNAGKIFSVIPTDRKSIVISRFALTTGIYTVFSAIIFILYLIMEKFSELHGITISKDVRDVYEVSHGFGTGVQMKALENSMFWLVFAVTLIVMAGQHRRYFKKGISSKSNSLLISFLKILGGIALFYAIAAVIILIFNVDILKPVLIVLLNMIMALAAPMNGLLLSIVLIFIGFGFTLYQLVCSVVDYEAREL, encoded by the coding sequence ATGAAAAAGATGATCGACCTTATGCGAGTGGACCTCATATCGGCAAAGGGCAGAAACAAGGCAAGAATCTTCGTTATGCTCCTGCTTACCGCAATGTTTGTGGTCATGGGACTGCTCACGGAAGCCATATTCATGGTATTCAGCATAGTTGTACTGGGAGTCATGCTCGTGCCGTTTATCACAATGGCAGAAAAGACTCACAATGCAGGAAAAATATTCTCAGTCATCCCCACCGACAGAAAAAGCATTGTCATTTCACGCTTTGCTCTCACAACGGGGATATATACCGTATTTTCGGCAATTATTTTTATCCTGTACCTCATAATGGAAAAATTCAGTGAGCTTCATGGAATAACCATTTCCAAGGACGTAAGAGATGTATACGAAGTATCACACGGTTTCGGCACAGGTGTACAGATGAAGGCTCTGGAAAACTCAATGTTCTGGCTTGTTTTCGCTGTTACCCTTATAGTCATGGCAGGACAGCACAGAAGATATTTCAAAAAGGGCATTTCAAGCAAGAGCAACTCCCTGCTGATAAGCTTCCTTAAAATCTTAGGCGGAATTGCTCTGTTCTATGCCATAGCTGCTGTCATTATCTTGATATTCAATGTAGATATACTCAAGCCTGTACTTATAGTACTTTTAAATATGATAATGGCGCTGGCAGCTCCCATGAACGGACTGCTGCTCAGTATCGTACTTATCTTTATCGGCTTCGGCTTCACACTCTATCAGCTTGTATGCTCGGTAGTGGACTATGAAGCCCGTGAGCTTTGA
- a CDS encoding ABC transporter ATP-binding protein has product MENILEISGLNKSYDSFALKDVTFSLPKGYIMGFVGENGSGKTTTIRSILNMANIDSGKISVFGLDSVKDTITIKEKLGVVFDSLYLADHLTAKQIEKQLKPFYKDWDSKEFAGRLRAFGLPDNKRVGEFSKGMKMKFMIAIALSHKADFMILDEPTSGLDPVARDELLDILAEYIENENRSVLFSTHITSDVERIADYVTILHNGRVWFTGTKDELSEKYVILRGAEEDISSALREKCIGFHGYRNGFDALLSTEYLGEVSDGLETEKANIDEILVYVAKEDRHERHNENDKV; this is encoded by the coding sequence ATGGAGAACATTCTTGAGATAAGCGGACTTAACAAGTCTTACGACAGCTTCGCGCTGAAGGACGTCACCTTTTCCCTGCCAAAAGGGTATATCATGGGCTTCGTAGGCGAAAACGGCTCGGGCAAGACCACTACTATCCGCTCCATACTCAATATGGCAAATATAGACAGCGGAAAGATAAGCGTCTTCGGTCTTGACAGCGTTAAAGACACTATCACCATAAAGGAAAAGCTGGGCGTGGTGTTTGACAGCCTTTACCTTGCAGACCACCTCACCGCTAAACAGATAGAAAAGCAGCTGAAACCCTTCTATAAGGACTGGGACAGCAAGGAATTCGCAGGCAGGCTCAGAGCCTTCGGGCTTCCCGATAACAAGCGTGTGGGAGAATTCTCAAAGGGCATGAAAATGAAATTCATGATAGCTATCGCACTGTCCCACAAGGCTGACTTCATGATACTTGACGAGCCTACCAGCGGACTTGACCCTGTTGCCCGTGATGAGCTCCTTGATATACTTGCGGAGTACATCGAGAACGAAAACAGAAGCGTCCTTTTCTCCACACATATCACATCTGATGTGGAGCGTATCGCCGACTACGTTACCATACTCCACAACGGCAGAGTGTGGTTCACGGGAACAAAGGACGAGCTCAGCGAAAAATACGTTATCCTCAGAGGCGCCGAGGAGGACATCTCCTCTGCCCTGCGCGAAAAATGCATAGGCTTCCACGGCTACAGAAACGGCTTCGACGCACTTCTAAGTACTGAGTATCTCGGCGAGGTATCAGACGGGCTTGAGACCGAAAAGGCTAATATCGACGAGATACTGGTCTATGTTGCAAAGGAGGACAGACATGAACGACATAATGAAAATGATAAGGTTTGA
- a CDS encoding GntR family transcriptional regulator: MKIVIKNKSELPIYEQIEQQIKAQILEGKVAEDEQLPSIRQLARDLKISVITTTRVYNDLAEEGFIISVTGKGYFVAPSNNELLRERMLCEMEEGFEKAVLNGRNAGLSDDEIIAALKKFLEE, translated from the coding sequence ATGAAGATAGTTATAAAAAACAAATCCGAGCTGCCTATCTATGAACAGATAGAGCAGCAGATAAAGGCTCAGATACTTGAAGGCAAGGTCGCAGAGGACGAGCAGCTGCCGTCTATCCGCCAGCTTGCCAGAGATCTGAAGATAAGCGTTATCACAACTACAAGAGTATACAACGACCTTGCTGAGGAGGGATTTATCATCTCCGTCACAGGCAAGGGCTATTTCGTTGCACCAAGCAACAATGAGCTCCTCCGTGAGCGTATGCTGTGCGAAATGGAGGAGGGCTTCGAGAAAGCCGTACTTAACGGCAGAAATGCGGGACTTTCCGATGACGAGATCATCGCCGCCCTAAAAAAATTTCTGGAGGAATGA
- a CDS encoding ABC transporter permease, producing the protein MKKAVGFTSTQLRCQLSLSLMPTTIIAAVSGSVLGYLLLNPLFTLILGRLRHTKCKSAAPAAYDTDNSSCSNSHGFCVSAL; encoded by the coding sequence ATAAAGAAGGCTGTAGGCTTTACGAGCACTCAGCTTCGCTGCCAGCTGTCGCTGTCCCTCATGCCGACAACTATAATAGCAGCTGTTTCGGGTTCGGTACTGGGTTATCTTCTTCTGAATCCGCTGTTCACACTTATACTCGGGCGGCTACGGCATACGAAATGCAAATCTGCTGCTCCGGCCGCTTATGATACTGATAACAGCAGCTGCAGTAACAGTCATGGTTTTTGTGTTTCTGCTTTGTGA
- a CDS encoding FtsX-like permease family protein yields MAVFALIIMAICIIMIIFTINNNISRDIVNIGALRAVGYTVGQIRAALTAEYVIIGAVGSAVGIALSYLVFPAAEKMFIREICGIVWKKRFYPVITPGVLVGMLAVMMCVSYFSTRKIKKLHPATALRFGLKSNSFKKNHFPLSETKGELNILLALKSSMQNMGQKHHCILYYNGCGIRCGLFGIIVLQYKGGYNQFSANDTGRCSRCLYLP; encoded by the coding sequence ATGGCAGTGTTCGCGCTGATAATCATGGCGATATGCATTATAATGATAATATTCACCATAAACAACAATATCAGCAGGGATATAGTCAATATCGGAGCACTCAGGGCTGTGGGGTATACCGTGGGACAGATAAGGGCTGCACTTACTGCTGAATATGTTATCATCGGAGCTGTGGGGTCGGCAGTCGGAATAGCTCTTTCCTATCTGGTCTTTCCTGCTGCTGAAAAGATGTTCATTCGGGAAATATGCGGCATCGTGTGGAAGAAGCGGTTTTATCCCGTAATAACACCGGGAGTTCTGGTTGGAATGCTTGCAGTAATGATGTGCGTGTCGTATTTCTCAACGCGAAAGATAAAGAAGCTCCACCCTGCAACAGCTCTCAGATTCGGACTGAAATCCAACAGCTTTAAAAAGAACCACTTCCCTCTCAGCGAGACAAAAGGCGAGCTGAATATACTACTTGCGCTGAAAAGCTCAATGCAGAATATGGGGCAGAAACATCACTGTATTCTTTATTATAACGGCTGTGGCATTCGTTGCGGTCTTTTCGGGATTATTGTTTTACAATACAAAGGTGGATATAACCAATTTTCAGCGAATGATACAGGGAGATGCTCCCGATGCTTATATCTACCTTGA
- a CDS encoding ATP-binding cassette domain-containing protein, with protein sequence MGISEELTRKFPAQLSGGEAQRSAMVRALINDPDIVFADEPTGALNSAGVKSVLDVLTNINNAGQFRGNGYPRYKVSPPRQSYHILTGRRYHGRM encoded by the coding sequence ATGGGCATATCCGAGGAGCTCACCCGTAAATTCCCTGCTCAGCTGTCAGGCGGTGAGGCTCAGCGCTCGGCTATGGTGCGTGCTCTTATCAATGATCCCGATATCGTATTTGCCGACGAGCCTACGGGCGCTCTCAACAGCGCAGGAGTAAAGTCCGTCCTTGATGTGCTGACAAATATCAATAATGCGGGACAGTTCCGTGGTAATGGTTACCCACGATATAAAGTCAGTCCGCCGCGGCAATCGTATCATATACTTACAGGACGGCGGTATCATGGGAGAATGTGA
- a CDS encoding ATP-binding cassette domain-containing protein, which produces MKNLDLEIYKGDFTVIVGSSGAGKSTLLYMLFGNG; this is translated from the coding sequence ATAAAGAATCTCGACCTTGAGATATACAAGGGCGATTTTACAGTTATAGTAGGTTCCTCGGGAGCAGGCAAATCCACCCTGCTGTATATGCTTTTCGGGAATGGATAA
- a CDS encoding ATP-binding protein — MRQARTARVSGLYISKYFIEQMNGELMCYNNGKGFTVSLRLRLVLKNN; from the coding sequence ATGCGGCAGGCAAGGACGGCTCGGGTATCGGGACTGTACATATCAAAATACTTTATCGAGCAAATGAACGGCGAGCTCATGTGCTATAACAACGGCAAGGGCTTTACGGTATCACTGCGGCTCAGACTTGTTTTAAAAAACAATTAA
- a CDS encoding ATP-binding cassette domain-containing protein, whose product MILFLWGSLWKNKEVISKKQISFPKSFSVGGKQQHVIKNLDLEIYKGDFTVIVGSSGAGKSTLLYMPFGNG is encoded by the coding sequence ATGATCTTATTTTTATGGGGGTCGCTATGGAAAAACAAGGAAGTCATAAGTAAGAAACAGATAAGCTTTCCAAAAAGCTTTTCAGTGGGCGGGAAGCAGCAGCACGTAATAAAGAATCTCGACCTTGAGATATACAAGGGCGATTTTACAGTTATAGTAGGTTCCTCGGGAGCAGGCAAATCCACCCTGCTGTATATGCCTTTCGGGAATGGATAA
- a CDS encoding ATP-binding cassette domain-containing protein translates to MELFEKMGISEELTRKFPAQLSGGEAQRSAMVRALINDPDIVFADEPTGALNSAGVKSRP, encoded by the coding sequence ATGGAGCTTTTTGAAAAAATGGGCATATCCGAGGAGCTCACCCGTAAATTCCCTGCTCAGCTGTCAGGCGGTGAGGCTCAGCGCTCGGCTATGGTGCGTGCTCTTATCAATGATCCCGATATCGTATTTGCCGACGAGCCTACGGGCGCTCTCAACAGCGCAGGAGTAAAGTCCCGTCCTTGA